GCCTCGACCGGCGGCGCGCTGATCCCGCCGATGCTGGAGCGGGGCTACGACCGGCCCTTCACCGCGGCGGTGACCGCCAGCGCCTCCACCCTGTCGGTGGTGATCCCGCCGTCGATCCCGATGATCATCTTCGGCGTGGTGACCGGCGTGTCGGTGTCGGACCTGTTCATCGGCGGGATCGTGCCGGGCATCCTGATGGCGCTGGCCCTGATGGTGACCTCGTGGGTGCTGGCGGTCCGGCGCGGCTACCAGAAGGGGCCGATGCCGTCGCTGGGCAGCATCGCCAAGGCGACGCGGGCCAGCGTGTGGGGGCTGCTGATGCCGCTGGTGATCATCGGCAGCATCCGCTACGGCATCGCGACGCCGACCGAGGCCTCGGTGGTGGCGGTGGTCTACGGCCTGGCGGTGGGCATGCTTGTCTACCGCACGATCGGGGTGAGGGACCTGCCGAAGATCGTGCTGGAGTCGATGGTGACGACCGGCATGGTGATGCTGATGATCGCCACCGCCTCGCTCTACGGCCTGATCGTGACGCGGGAGCAGCTGCCGCAGGCGGCGGCGGAGCTGATCCTGGGGCTGACGACCGATCCCTACATGGTGCTGATCCTGTTCCTGGGGGTCTATCTGCTGGCCGGCATGCTGCTGGACCTGGGCGCCAACATCATCATCCTGGTGCCGGTGCTGTGGCCGGTGACCCAGAAGCTGGGGATCGACCCGGTGCAGTTCGGCATCGTGACGGTGATCGGCCTGGCGATCGGGCTGGTGACCCCGCCGGTGGGGGCGAGCCTGTTCGTCACCTGCGGCATCGCGAAGGCCAACCTGATCGAAGGCAGCCGCGCGACGGCACCCTTCATCCTGGCGCTGATCGCGGTGGTGGTGCTGATCATCTTCGTGCCGGGGATCGCGACCTGGCTGCCCTACAGCGCGAAGGGCTGAGGGGGTTTTTCGGGTTCTGCCACAGATGGACGCAGATGGG
This Skermanella mucosa DNA region includes the following protein-coding sequences:
- a CDS encoding TRAP transporter large permease, with protein sequence MATILLLSFFALLLVNVPVSFSLAIASTAAILFGGMPPGVIVQKMTAAIDSFVLLAVPFFLLSGHLMARSGIARDIIEFADSVVGWLRGGLAQANIAAGTLMGGMTGSAVAEAASTGGALIPPMLERGYDRPFTAAVTASASTLSVVIPPSIPMIIFGVVTGVSVSDLFIGGIVPGILMALALMVTSWVLAVRRGYQKGPMPSLGSIAKATRASVWGLLMPLVIIGSIRYGIATPTEASVVAVVYGLAVGMLVYRTIGVRDLPKIVLESMVTTGMVMLMIATASLYGLIVTREQLPQAAAELILGLTTDPYMVLILFLGVYLLAGMLLDLGANIIILVPVLWPVTQKLGIDPVQFGIVTVIGLAIGLVTPPVGASLFVTCGIAKANLIEGSRATAPFILALIAVVVLIIFVPGIATWLPYSAKG